The window CGAGACCGACCTCGACGAGTCGCGCGAGCTGCGCGGCAAGCTGGAACAGCGGCTGCGGGCCAAGCGGGCGGAGCTCGCGGGGCTGCGCAACGAACACGCGGCGCTGCTGCGGCGGTACGCCACCGCCGAGACCGAGCGCGCGAGCGCTCTGGAGGGGCGTCGGCTGCTGGAGATAGAGGCGGTGGCGCCCGCGCGCGCGTTGCCGCCGGCGCCGGTGGCCGCCGAGGCGGCTCCCGAGGAGGAGGCAGGGGCCGTGGCAGCCCCGGTCGCCGAGAACGAGACGGAGTCGGCCGAGCCGACGGCTCCCGCGGTCTTCTCGCCGCAGGGGTCGAGCCTGTTCCTGCGGGCGCGGGCGGCGCTGTCGAAGCTGGATGCGGAGGAGGCGCCGGAGGCGGACGGCGGGCCGGAGGGCGACGATCCGGAGCAGGGCGACGGTCCGGTTAAGGGCGACGCCTTGGCCGAGGCCGACGGTTCGGCGCCGGCGCACGTTGACGCTTCGGCCAAGTCCGGTGGTCCCGCGAAGGCTGACGCCGAGGCTTCGGCGAATTCCGGTGGCCCCGCGAAGCCGCCCGCCGGCACCCCGGCGAAGGAGTCCGGCGACGCGCAGGCCGATGTGCCCGCGCAGCACGGCCGCTCCTCGAACGACGAGGCCGTGAAGAGCGGTTCCGTCGTGCAGGAGGACGAGGCGCAGGGGAAGCCCGAGGCGGTCGACGGGCAGGAGCATGCGCACGCGGCCGCCGCCTCCACGGGCAGGCCGGCCCTGCCCGCCCAGCAGCCCGCCGGACACTTCGTCGCGCCGACCGCGGTGGCCGTCGTACCGTCGGCGCCCGTGCGGCGCCCCATGGTCGAGGGCGGCTTCGACTTCTTCGGCACGCACAAGGACGCCGGGACGTCCGCCCTGGAGGACATGCAGAACGAGGACCTCGCCGACGTCGTCGGCCAGGAGGCGCTCGCCCTGCACAAGGCCGAGTCGGAAGCGGAGTTCAAGCCGGCGGACGAGGGGTCCCGGGGCGTCGGTCAGGTCATCGACCTGACGGCGCACGACGAGACGGAACAGATCGACGTACAAGGGCTGCGCAGCGCGGTGTCGTGACTGCGGGAACGCTCAACCGAGGGGTCGGCCTCAGGGTCGGCCCCTTATGGCATCCGCCGGCCCCTTATGCCATCCACCGGTCCGGCCGTGCGTCCCGCCGTCCCGTCCGCGAACGCTCGGCCTGGGCCCTGAGCAGCTCCGCCGCCTCCTCGGCGTCCCGCAGACGGGCGGTCACCGTCTTGTTCGCCCCGGTGTCCACATGGACGTCGGCGAGGCCCAGCGCGCGCTTCCAGGGGCCCTGCGCCAGCCGTACGCTCTGCACCTTCGCGTGCGGCACCAGTGCCAGGCTCCGCCGCAGCAGCCCCTCGTGCGCGGCGAACACCGCGTCGGTCACGACCAGGCCGTAGCCCCGCCACCACACCGGCACGCACCATCGCGCGCGCCGCGGCGGCCGGGACAGCGCCGACTCCGGCGGCACGGTCACCCCGGGCAGCACGCGCGCGATGACGGCCTCGGCGACCTCACGCGGGGCGACCGGCACCAGCACGGAGTTCGACGACCCCGCCACGTCCAGCTCCACCCGCACCCACCCGCGCCGCCGCCACAGCAGCGGCCGTACGACCCGCACCGTCTGCACGCGACCCGGTGGCACCGTCTCGTGGACGCGGTCCAACAGCCCCCGGTCGATGCGCAGTCCGTCGGGGGAGTCGGCCACCGTCCAGTCGTACTCGGCGACGAACCGGCCCACGCTGCTCGCGCCCGCCGCACCGAGCAGGGGGAGCGCGGTGGCGAGGACTGTCCACACGCTGTGGGTGGCCAACCAGAGCACCGGCGGTACGACGAGGGCGGCGGCGAGGGTGCCCCAAGTGGCGCCCGTCAGCACGAGGGAGAGCGCGAGCTCGCGTGGGGGCGTACGCAGCAGCTCGCGCGCCGGAGCTTCGCCGACTTCGTGCGCTGTCTCGGGCGCGAATCCGGCGGCGCGCGCCAGGAGTTCCGCACGGAGCGCACGCGCCTCCTCCGCACCCAGGAACGCGAGCTCGTCCTTCTTGTCCGTCCCGACGACGTCGAGTTTGAGCTTGGCGACGCCCGCCACGCGCGCGAGGAGCGGCTGACTGACGTCGATGGCCTGGATGCGCTCGAGCCGGATGTGCGCGGTGCGCCGGAACACCAGACCGGTACGGATGCGCAGTTCGCTGTCGGTCACCGCGAAGTGCGTGAACCACCAGGTGAGGAAGCCGTACAGGGCGGCCGCGGGAAGGGCGACGGCTATCACGAGCAGCAGCGTGGTCGTGGTCAGCCGGGTCAGCTGGCGCTGCGTCTGGTCGGGATCGTGCACCGCCCACCCGATCACCACGGCCACCGGCGCCCACGCCCGCCTGAGCGGCGTCACGGGATGCAGCCGCCGCTCGGTGACGGGAGGCCTCTCCCGTACGGCGTCGTCGACGCCCGAGGCCGTCACAGCCCCGCCGATCGGGCCTCGCCGAGCTCGGTGAGCCGGTCGCGCAGCCGTTCCGCCTCGGCCGGGTCGAGGCCGGGGATGGTCGCGTCGGTCGCCGCGGCCGCGGTGTGCAGCTGCACGCTGGCCAGACCGAAGTGCCGCTCGACGGGCCCGGAGGTGACCTCCACCAGCTGCATGCGCCCGTACGGCACGACGGTCTCCTCGCGCCACAGCACGCCCCGGCTGATCAGCAGGTCGTCGGCGCGCTCGGCGTAGCGCCAGGAGCGCCAGTTGCGGCCGAGCATCACCCAGCCCCAGACCGCCACCGCCAGGGGCAACAACGCGAACGTGGCCCAGACGGGGCCGGCGAGCAGGCCCAGCAGCACGGCGAGGCCCACCGTCAGCAGCCCCAGCCACACCACCAGCAACAGCCGCCGCATCCGCAGCAGCCCCGGCGGCAGCCCGGTCCACACCGGCTCGTGTTCCGCTGCAGCGGCCCCCGTTTGCCCGCTATGCGCCGCGTTTTCCCGGCTCCCCGTCTCCATATGGTCAGCCTACGTAGGAGAGACTGTGTCCATGCCTACGACGGAGACCACGGTCGGTATCGGCGGAGCCGCGGAGAGCACCGACATGGTGCTCAACATCGGGCCCCAGCACCCGTCCACGCACGGCGTGCTGCGCCTGCGGCTCGTCCTGGACGGCGAACGCATCACCAGCGCCGAGCCGGTGATCGGCTATATGCACCGCGGCGCGGAGAAGCTCTTCGAGGCGCGCGACTACCGCCAGATCATCATGCTCGCCAACCGCCACGACTGGCTGTCGGCCTTCTCCAACGAGCTCGGCGTCGTCCTCGCCGTCGAGCGCATGCTCGGCATGGAGGTGCCCGAGCGCGCGGTGTGGACCCGGACCCTGCTCGCGGAGCTCAACCGGGTGCTCAACCACCTGATGTTCCTGGGCTCGTACCCGCTGGAGCTGGGCGGGATCACGCCGATCTTCTACGCCTTCACGGAGCGCGAGGAGCTCCAGCATGTGATGGAGGAGGTCTCCGGCGGGCGTATGCACTACATGTTCAACCGGGTGGGAGGTCTGAAGGAGGACCTGCCCGCCGGATGGACCACGCGCGCGCGTGCCGTCGTCGCCGATGTGCGCTCCCGTATGGACCGGTTCGACGACCTGGTCCTCGGCAACGAGATCTTCCGCGGGCGCACGCGGGGCGTGGGCGCCCTCGCGCCGGAGACCGTGCATGCGTACGGCGTGAGCGGTCCGATCGCGCGCGCCTCGGGTGTGGACTTCGACCTGCGCCGCGACGAGCCCTACCTCGCCTACGGGGAGCTCCAGGACACGCTCAAGGTCGTCACCCGCCAGGAGGGCGACTGCCTGGCCCGGTTCGAGTGCTTGCTGGAGCAGACCCACAACTCCCTCGACCTCGCCGACGCCTGCCTCGACCGGCTCACGGCACTGGCGCCAGGACCGATCAACCAGCGGCTGCCCAAGGTCCTGAAGGCGCCCGAGGGGCACACGTACGCGTGGACCGAGAACCCGCTCGGCATCAACGGCTACTACCTGGTCAGCAAGGGCGAGAAGACCCCGTACCGGCTCAAGCTCCGCTCGGCCTCGTACAACAACATCCAGGCGCTGGTGGAGCTGCTGCCGGGCACGCTGGTTGCGGACATGGTGGCGATCTTGGGGTCACTGTTCTTCGTGGTCGGGGACATCGACAAGTAGGCCGCCGAGCGCCGGGGCCGCGTTCGGAATTCCAACCGGCTGGAGCAGCCAGCCGAAGTCGCCGAGGCCGCCGGGGGCGGTGAGCTCGGCGGCCTCGCCGGCGGTCGCGAGGGCGCGAACGTAGGCGGCGGGTTGTGTGGTCGCGAGCGCGAGCGGGGGGCGTGCGCCTGCGATGCCCAAGGCGCGCAGGGCGTCGCGCTGCAGAAGCAGGCGCGCGCTGGGAAGCTCGCGCGCCGATGCGTACGCCCGCGCGTTCTCGTTCACGCCCGCGCGCTCACCCGCCCACGCACACGCATCCAGCGCCACATGGGCCGTCACATCGCACGACCCGTCCGGCACCGGTGCCGTCTCGCGCCCGTCCCGGAAGCCGGTCAGCGTTCCGAACAGGGGGCGCGCGTCCGCCGTGTGCGCGTAGTCGACGGCGACCGCGAGCCCTCGTTCGACGGCCCCGACCGCCGCCGCCCAGGCCTCGTCCCGGGGCAGCCCGATCTCGGCGCGCAGCCCCTCCTCAGGGGGCAGTGGCCACCACCGCGCGAGCCACTCGGCGTCCGCTCCGGCGACGGGATCGCCGAGACGCTCGGTCCCGTCGCCCCGTACGAGCACCACGCGCGGGACGCCCTCGGCGTCGACCTCCGCGACCTCGACGGGCACGTTGTCCAGCCATTCGTTGGCGAAGAGCAGCCCCGTGATGCCCTGCGGCGGCTGAGGCAGCCACTCGATCCGGTGATCGAGGCCGGGTGGGCGGTCGGCGACCTCGACGGCGTACCCGCGCGCGCGGGCCGCCACGTCGGAGGGGAGCGCGGCGAGGACCGCGGTGACCAGTTCGCCGCGGCCGGCGGCCATGTCGACGAAATAGAGCGTCGCGGGCCTGTCCAGCGCCTCGTCGACCCGGCACAGCAGCCGGGCCACCGCCTCGGCGAACAGCGGCGAGGCGTGTACGGACGTACGGAAGTGCCCGGCCGGGCCCTCGGGCCTGCGGTAGAAGCCGTCCGGTCCGTACAGCGCCTCCTGAGCCGCCGCCCGCCACCCCAGCCATTCCTCGCCAGCGTCTCGCGTCACCGGCCCAGGCTAAGCGCACAGCGGAGCGAGGCCTCCACCTTGCGGAGTACGCGCGCCCGTCGCGGATCGGTCCTCCGGTTGACCCCTACACACGTCACGCTTCCCTACGCTGGGTTACGTGCAGCGCCTCTATGACTTTCTCCGCAGGTACCCGACATGGGTCGACAGCGCCTGGGCCGTCTTCCTGTTCGGGATCTCGGTGGTGTCCGGGGTCGTGCAGCAGGAGGGGGAACGCGTCGACTACCCGGTCGCCGCCGTGCCGATCGCCCTGCTGCTGTCCCTGGTGATCGCGCTGCGCCGGCGCATGCCGGAGAAGATGCTGGTGCTGGCCATCGCGCTCGGCGTGGCGCAGCTGGCGCTGGACGTCGAGACGATGCCCGCCAACTTCGCGATGCTGGTGATCACCTACACGGTGGCCGCGAACGGCGCCCGCTGGGCCTCCCGGCTGGCACTGGCCGTCGGTCTGTGCGCGGCGCCCCTGGCGCAGTTGCGCTGGCCGGAGAACGAGTCGAGCGCCCTCGGCACCGTCGCGATCATGATCTTCACCTCGGTGCCCTTCGCGCTCGCCTGGGTGCTCGGCGACTCGATACGCACCCGGCGCGCGTACTTCGCGCAGCTCGAGGAGCGCGCGAGCCGGCTCGAGAAGGAGCGCGAGGCGCAGGCCAAGGTCGCGGTCGCCGCCGAGCGCGCCCGGATCGCGCGCGAGCTGCACGACGTGGTCGCGCACAACGTGTCCGTGATGGTGGTGCAGGCGGACGGTGCCGCCTACGTCCTGGACGCCGCGCCCGACCAGGCGAAGAAAGCCCTGGAGACCATCTCCTCCACCGGCCGTCAGGCCCTCGCCGAGATGCGCCGCCTGCTGGGCGTGCTGCGCACCGGTGAGCACCAGGAGGGCGGGGAGTACGTCCCGCAGCCCGACGTCGAGCAGATCGACGAGCTGATTCAGCAGTGCCGTACCTCGGGACTGCCCGTCGACTTCAAGGTCGAGGGCACCCCGCGTCCGCTGCCGAGCGGGGTCGAGCTGACCGCGTACCGCATCGTGCAGGAGGCGCTTACCAACACCCGCAAGCACGGCGGCCCGAACGCGGGTGCGAGCGTGCGGCTGGTCTACTTCGACGACGGTCTCGGCCTGCTCGTCGAGGACGACGGCAAGGGCGCCCCGCACGAGTTGTACGAGGAGGGCGGCGTCGACGGCCAGGGCCACGGTTTGATCGGTATGCGAGAGCGGGTCGGCATGGTGGGGGGCACCCTGGACGCGGGCCCCCGCCCGGGCGGAGGATTCCGCATCAGTGCCCTGCTGCCGCTCAAACCCGCGCACTGAGGGCGGCCATGTACTGCGTTGACACCTGTAACGACCCCGTAGACGGACACGGAAGAGGACCCCGATGACGATCCGCGTAATGCTCGTCGACGACCAGGTGCTGCTGCGCACCGGGTTCCGGATGGTGCTCGCCGCCCAGCCGGACATGGAGGTCGTCGCGGAGGCGGGCGACGGCGTCGAGGCCCTCCAGGTGCTGCGGGAGACCGCCGTCGACGTGGTGCTGATGGACGTCCGTATGCCGAAGCTGGACGGCGTGGAGACCACCCGCCGTATCTGCTCGGACCCGAATCCGCCGAAGGTGCTGATCCTGACCACCTTCGACCTCGACGAGTACGCCTTCTCCGGGCTGAAGGCGGGCGCCTCCGGTTTCATGCTCAAGGACGTGCCGCCCGGCGAGCTGCTCGCCGCCATCCGTGCCGTGCACAGCGGCGACGCGGTGGTGGCCCCCTCGACCACGCGCCGGCTGCTGGACCGCTTCGCGCCGATGCTGCCCAGCACCGGTAAGGAGCCGCAGCACAAGGAGTTGGAGCGGCTCACCGACCGCGAGCGCGAGGTCATGGTGCTGGTCGCCCAGGGGCTGTCCAACGGCGAGATCGCGGCCCGGCTCGTCCTGTCGGAGGCGACCGTCAAGACGCATGTGGGCCGCATCCTGACCAAGCTCGGGCTGCGGGACCGGGTGCAGGTGGTGGTTCTGGCCTACGAGACGGGACTGGTGCGGGCCGGCGGGCAGGGCTGAGCGGAGCCGGTCAGCGCAGCAGCGCCTCCAGGAAGTCGCTGCCCAGCCGGGCCACCGCCGGTACGTCCAGCTGGTGCAGGACGTACCGCCCGCGCCGCCGGGTGGTGATCAGGCCCGCCTTCTTCAGCACGCCCAGGTGCCGGGATATCTCGGGCGCGGTCATGCCGTGGATCCGCACGAGCTCGCTCGTGGTGTACGTGCTGCGGGCGAGATTGCGGCACAGCTGCATGCGCACCGGGTGGGACAACGCGGTCATCCGCAGGGTCAGTTGATCGACCGAGGGCGGCGCGGTGAGCTCGGGGGAGCCGACCGGGTAGTGCAGGACCGGCTGCCAGTCGTGCCGATGCAGCACCATCAGATGCGGCCAGCCCAGGCTCGTCGGCACGAGCAGCAGACTGCGGTCGCGGATGACGGTGTGGCCCTGGCGCAGCTTGTCGATGGTGATCCGGCCGCCGGACTCGTCGAGCGTGACCGCGCGGGACACCGAGGTCAGCGCCTCGGCAAGCCCCTTGTGCCGCAGCAGGTCGGTCTTGTGCCGCGCGTCGGCGGCGAGTTGGTGGCGCAGCCGGTGCCAGACGTCCGCGAAGAACGCCTCCTCGCAGTCCTCCAGGAACTGCCGCAGCCAGGCCCGGATTCGCGGCGGGTCGTCCAGCAGCCGCTTGCTGAAGCGCAGTTGCTGCGGCCCGCGCGCGGCGGCGAGTTCCAGGGCGCGGCTGCGCAGTTCGGCGTCGGCGAGCACGGCGGGGCCCTGGCTGGCGTACGGCAGCGCGCAGGTGAACTCCAGGGCGGCGTCCACGAACTGCTCGTCCGTCAGCTTGTCCAGCAGGTCCAGTTCCTCGGCGAGGGTCGCGCCCGGGAGGGTGGGCCCGCCGGGGATGCCCGCGCACGGCAGGAACAGGTCCGAGAAGGTCGTACGCCACAGGAAGTCGGCCTCGCACATCCGGTCGGCCAGATGCGGGTCGAGCCCCGCGGTCACGGTCGTGACCCAGCCCTGCAGGCCCGGATGGTGGCCCGGCTCGGACAGCGCGTGCAGCGCCATGCCGAGCTCGGCCAGGGGTGAGGGCACGACGGCGACCCTCTCCGGCCGCAGCCCCGCGATGTCGATGCTCACGCTCATGCCCTCATGGTGCACCCCGCCACTGACAACGCCGCCTTGGATTGACGTCCGCCGTCAATCGACGCGACGTCGGCGCGCGACCGGCGCAGGCTGGGAGGACCGGGGCAGCCGCGGAGCCTTCCGGATCCATCACCCCGTCCCGAAGAGGCGAACCGCCATGAGCATCACCCAGCAGTACCTCCTCGACACCTACCGCGCCCAGCAGCACGGCGAGCCCGCCCCGCCCGCGCCCGGCACGCACGACCGGCAGGTCGTACGGGCCTGGCCCGACGACCGCTGCTTCAGGGCCGTTCTCGCCGGGCGCCCGGTCGGAGGCAGGCTGCGCCGGGCCCTTGCCCGACGGCTGCGGCCTAGCCGCTGACCTCTTTGTTCAGCCGGTCGACGAACTCCGCCACCGCCGCGCGTACGTCCTCGGCCGTCCACGTCAGGCCCGCCGCCCGTACGTCGATCTCCGTGACCGCGAGCCCCGGGCCGGGGGCCGCCCAGGGGCGGGCGAACAGCAGGGTCCTGGTCTCCTCGGCGTGCCGGACCGCCGCCTCGGCGACGAGATCGGCGTCGTACGGCAGCCAGAGCTGGAACTCGTTGGTGTGCGGCTCCTCGGGGTGGACGCGGGCCCAGTGCACGCCGGCCGCCGCGA of the Streptomyces sp. NBC_00287 genome contains:
- a CDS encoding PH domain-containing protein encodes the protein MTASGVDDAVRERPPVTERRLHPVTPLRRAWAPVAVVIGWAVHDPDQTQRQLTRLTTTTLLLVIAVALPAAALYGFLTWWFTHFAVTDSELRIRTGLVFRRTAHIRLERIQAIDVSQPLLARVAGVAKLKLDVVGTDKKDELAFLGAEEARALRAELLARAAGFAPETAHEVGEAPARELLRTPPRELALSLVLTGATWGTLAAALVVPPVLWLATHSVWTVLATALPLLGAAGASSVGRFVAEYDWTVADSPDGLRIDRGLLDRVHETVPPGRVQTVRVVRPLLWRRRGWVRVELDVAGSSNSVLVPVAPREVAEAVIARVLPGVTVPPESALSRPPRRARWCVPVWWRGYGLVVTDAVFAAHEGLLRRSLALVPHAKVQSVRLAQGPWKRALGLADVHVDTGANKTVTARLRDAEEAAELLRAQAERSRTGRRDARPDRWMA
- a CDS encoding PH domain-containing protein; translation: METGSRENAAHSGQTGAAAAEHEPVWTGLPPGLLRMRRLLLVVWLGLLTVGLAVLLGLLAGPVWATFALLPLAVAVWGWVMLGRNWRSWRYAERADDLLISRGVLWREETVVPYGRMQLVEVTSGPVERHFGLASVQLHTAAAATDATIPGLDPAEAERLRDRLTELGEARSAGL
- a CDS encoding NADH-quinone oxidoreductase subunit D — encoded protein: MPTTETTVGIGGAAESTDMVLNIGPQHPSTHGVLRLRLVLDGERITSAEPVIGYMHRGAEKLFEARDYRQIIMLANRHDWLSAFSNELGVVLAVERMLGMEVPERAVWTRTLLAELNRVLNHLMFLGSYPLELGGITPIFYAFTEREELQHVMEEVSGGRMHYMFNRVGGLKEDLPAGWTTRARAVVADVRSRMDRFDDLVLGNEIFRGRTRGVGALAPETVHAYGVSGPIARASGVDFDLRRDEPYLAYGELQDTLKVVTRQEGDCLARFECLLEQTHNSLDLADACLDRLTALAPGPINQRLPKVLKAPEGHTYAWTENPLGINGYYLVSKGEKTPYRLKLRSASYNNIQALVELLPGTLVADMVAILGSLFFVVGDIDK
- a CDS encoding SAM-dependent methyltransferase; this encodes MTRDAGEEWLGWRAAAQEALYGPDGFYRRPEGPAGHFRTSVHASPLFAEAVARLLCRVDEALDRPATLYFVDMAAGRGELVTAVLAALPSDVAARARGYAVEVADRPPGLDHRIEWLPQPPQGITGLLFANEWLDNVPVEVAEVDAEGVPRVVLVRGDGTERLGDPVAGADAEWLARWWPLPPEEGLRAEIGLPRDEAWAAAVGAVERGLAVAVDYAHTADARPLFGTLTGFRDGRETAPVPDGSCDVTAHVALDACAWAGERAGVNENARAYASARELPSARLLLQRDALRALGIAGARPPLALATTQPAAYVRALATAGEAAELTAPGGLGDFGWLLQPVGIPNAAPALGGLLVDVPDHEEQ
- a CDS encoding sensor histidine kinase, producing the protein MQRLYDFLRRYPTWVDSAWAVFLFGISVVSGVVQQEGERVDYPVAAVPIALLLSLVIALRRRMPEKMLVLAIALGVAQLALDVETMPANFAMLVITYTVAANGARWASRLALAVGLCAAPLAQLRWPENESSALGTVAIMIFTSVPFALAWVLGDSIRTRRAYFAQLEERASRLEKEREAQAKVAVAAERARIARELHDVVAHNVSVMVVQADGAAYVLDAAPDQAKKALETISSTGRQALAEMRRLLGVLRTGEHQEGGEYVPQPDVEQIDELIQQCRTSGLPVDFKVEGTPRPLPSGVELTAYRIVQEALTNTRKHGGPNAGASVRLVYFDDGLGLLVEDDGKGAPHELYEEGGVDGQGHGLIGMRERVGMVGGTLDAGPRPGGGFRISALLPLKPAH
- a CDS encoding response regulator transcription factor, giving the protein MTIRVMLVDDQVLLRTGFRMVLAAQPDMEVVAEAGDGVEALQVLRETAVDVVLMDVRMPKLDGVETTRRICSDPNPPKVLILTTFDLDEYAFSGLKAGASGFMLKDVPPGELLAAIRAVHSGDAVVAPSTTRRLLDRFAPMLPSTGKEPQHKELERLTDREREVMVLVAQGLSNGEIAARLVLSEATVKTHVGRILTKLGLRDRVQVVVLAYETGLVRAGGQG
- a CDS encoding DUF5937 family protein, whose amino-acid sequence is MSVSIDIAGLRPERVAVVPSPLAELGMALHALSEPGHHPGLQGWVTTVTAGLDPHLADRMCEADFLWRTTFSDLFLPCAGIPGGPTLPGATLAEELDLLDKLTDEQFVDAALEFTCALPYASQGPAVLADAELRSRALELAAARGPQQLRFSKRLLDDPPRIRAWLRQFLEDCEEAFFADVWHRLRHQLAADARHKTDLLRHKGLAEALTSVSRAVTLDESGGRITIDKLRQGHTVIRDRSLLLVPTSLGWPHLMVLHRHDWQPVLHYPVGSPELTAPPSVDQLTLRMTALSHPVRMQLCRNLARSTYTTSELVRIHGMTAPEISRHLGVLKKAGLITTRRRGRYVLHQLDVPAVARLGSDFLEALLR